Below is a genomic region from Desulfonispora thiosulfatigenes DSM 11270.
AAAACAAAGAAAGAGTTTAGAAAAAGATTTATTAGAAAAAGAAAGATTGAAAAAGTTGTGGAAAATTGAAAAAAGCATATATAGCGGAGATTTCAAAAAAATAGTGGGTATTGATGAAGCAGGTAGGGGTCCTTTAGCTGGTCCGGTAGTAGCTGCTGCAGTCATATTACCTCCTTTTTTTTTGTTAGAAGGGCTAGATGATTCAAAAAAAGTAAGTGAAAAGAAAAGAATCATGTTAGCTGAAGAAATAAAAAATGTAGCAATAGCTTGGTCGGTAGCATTAGTCGATGAAAAAATAATAGATAAACTAAACATTTTAGAAGCTACTAGACATGCTATGAAAACAGCTTTAGATTCCTTAAAGGTTAGTCCAGACTTCGTGTTAGTAGATGGAGAGGCTAATCCTTTAATTACATTACCTCAAAAAGGAATTATTAAAGGTGATCTTAATAGTGCTTCTATTGCAGCAGCATCTATTT
It encodes:
- a CDS encoding ribonuclease HII, giving the protein MDTDKLTVLEIEKYINSFQGDMESLLKELSQDKRKSVGKLVQKQRKSLEKDLLEKERLKKLWKIEKSIYSGDFKKIVGIDEAGRGPLAGPVVAAAVILPPFFLLEGLDDSKKVSEKKRIMLAEEIKNVAIAWSVALVDEKIIDKLNILEATRHAMKTALDSLKVSPDFVLVDGEANPLITLPQKGIIKGDLNSASIAAASILAKTYRDKLMKNYDKIYPEYGFKVHKGYGTAVHLAALKKYGPCPIHRDSFAPVIKSLK